A window of the Lolium perenne isolate Kyuss_39 chromosome 7, Kyuss_2.0, whole genome shotgun sequence genome harbors these coding sequences:
- the LOC127314742 gene encoding xyloglucan endotransglycosylase/hydrolase protein 8, with amino-acid sequence MARSPMHLCLAVLALAAVASGDRFSDQFDLVGSGGDVQVKDDGKTQDVQLIMNRGSGGAGFNSKNKFLYGEFSIQMKLIGGNSAGTVTSLYLTSGEGDGHDEIDIEFMGNSSGQPYVMNTNVWASGDGKKEHQFYLWFDPSADFHTYKIVWNPKNIIFQVDDVPVRTFKKYNDLAYPSSKPMAVHCTLWDGSYWATEKGAVKIDWNQAPFVVNYRGYSSHGCVNNGGSSACPAGSNAWMNRELDTKELGTVKWAQQKYMTYNYCDDGWRFPQGFPAECSRNPY; translated from the exons ATGCACCTGTGCTTGGCCGTCCTGGCCCTCGCCGCCGTCGCGTCGGGGGACAGGTTCTCCGACCAGTTCGACCTTGTCGGTTCCGGCGGGGACGTGCAAGTGAAAGACGACGGCAAAACCCAGGATGTCCAGCTCATTATGAACCGCGGCTCCGGCGGCGCCGGCTTCAACTCCAAGAACAAGTTCCTGTACGGCGAGTTCAGCATCCAGATGAAGCTCATCGGCGGCAACTCCGCCGGCACCGTCACCTCCCTATAC CTGACGTCCGGGGAAGGGGATGGCCATGACGAGATCGACATCGAGTTCATGGGGAACTCGAGCGGGCAGCCCTACGTGATGAACACCAACGTCTGGGCCAGCGGCGATGGCAAGAAGGAGCACCAATTCTACCTCTGGTTCGACCCCTCCGCCGACTTCCACACCTACAAGATCGTCTGGAACCCCAAGAACATCAT ATTCCAGGTCGACGATGTGCCGGTGAGGACGTTCAAGAAGTACAACGACCTAGCGTACCCGAGCAGCAAGCCCATGGCCGTGCACTGCACGCTGTGGGACGGCAGCTACTGGGCGACCGAGAAAGGCGCCGTCAAGATCGATTGGAACCAGGCTCCCTTCGTCGTCAACTACCGCGGCTACTCCTCCCACGGCTGCGTCAACAACGGCGGCTCGTCGGCGTGCCCCGCCGGCAGCAACGCCTGGATGAACAGGGAGCTAGACACCAAGGAGCTCGGCACCGTCAAATGGGCCCAGCAGAAGTACATGACCTACAACTACTGTGACGACGGCTGGCGCTTCCCGCAGGGCTTCCCCGCCGAGTGCTCCCGCAACCCATACTGA